One Streptomyces sp. NBC_01237 genomic region harbors:
- a CDS encoding GntR family transcriptional regulator, with amino-acid sequence MDTRGAESRQMRRREVVSRQASPRGTFLHVAEAVKAQIDADPAMAELPTLAELMAAHNVSRGVVIRAFKVLKEEGRAEPALGGRWRVVRAGEHQDRRPLAERITDIFRTDTLNVGDEFPSTTALADRFEASRPTVAKALDKLRADGLLSESRQGKRRTVLALPGRKGPS; translated from the coding sequence ATGGACACGCGCGGTGCTGAATCACGACAGATGCGGAGACGAGAAGTGGTGTCACGGCAAGCCAGTCCTCGGGGAACGTTCCTGCACGTCGCCGAGGCAGTGAAGGCTCAGATCGACGCCGATCCGGCGATGGCGGAGTTGCCGACACTCGCCGAGTTGATGGCGGCGCACAACGTCTCACGCGGGGTTGTAATCCGGGCGTTCAAGGTGCTCAAGGAGGAGGGAAGAGCCGAGCCAGCTCTAGGCGGCCGTTGGCGAGTGGTGCGTGCGGGTGAGCATCAGGATCGTCGACCGCTGGCCGAGCGGATCACGGACATCTTCCGCACGGACACGCTGAACGTAGGAGACGAGTTCCCCAGTACGACAGCGCTAGCTGACCGATTCGAGGCCTCGCGGCCGACCGTCGCCAAGGCCCTGGACAAGTTGCGAGCCGACGGGCTGCTCTCAGAGAGTCGGCAGGGCAAGCGGCGAACCGTACTGGCTCTTCCCGGCCGAAAGGGGCCTTCCTAA
- a CDS encoding HD domain-containing protein yields the protein MTATTLSEWAYPLAESLLAEPLPRRWAHSQGVAERARIISPVLGKDADLVEAAAVLHDIGYSPGVAKTGFHPLDGARYLRDVAKANERIVRLVAHHSCAWMEAEARGLREDLESEFPKDLPHLDDALCFCDMNTTPVGTPTNPVDRVNEIASRYGPDSLIEKFIRRAEPEILACTARVLERVAAIKRQPT from the coding sequence GTGACCGCCACGACACTGAGCGAGTGGGCTTACCCTCTTGCCGAGTCTCTCCTCGCGGAACCGCTGCCCCGACGTTGGGCACACTCCCAGGGGGTTGCCGAGCGCGCGCGGATCATCTCGCCCGTTCTCGGCAAGGATGCCGACCTTGTGGAAGCAGCGGCTGTGCTGCACGACATCGGCTATTCGCCGGGTGTAGCCAAGACCGGGTTCCACCCGCTAGACGGTGCCCGGTATCTGCGGGACGTTGCCAAAGCCAACGAGCGGATCGTGAGGCTGGTTGCGCACCACTCGTGCGCCTGGATGGAGGCCGAAGCGCGTGGGTTGCGGGAGGACTTGGAGAGCGAGTTTCCCAAAGACCTCCCGCACCTGGACGATGCTCTGTGCTTCTGCGACATGAACACGACCCCGGTGGGTACGCCCACGAATCCGGTCGACCGTGTCAACGAGATCGCCAGCCGGTACGGGCCCGACAGCCTGATCGAGAAGTTCATCCGGCGTGCCGAGCCGGAGATCCTGGCCTGTACAGCACGCGTCCTTGAACGAGTAGCAGCCATCAAACGTCAGCCAACGTAG
- a CDS encoding NUDIX domain-containing protein: protein MGRIDYLHDPDAPAANSVVPSVVAFVQDARGRVLMIQRSDNGRWALPGGGHDVGESISDTVVREVWEETGIKAEVLDVSGIYTDPGHVMAYDDGEVRQQFSICFRARPIGGDLRTSDETTQVRWVALTDLVDFDVHPTMRLRIEHAVDHSRNAPYVG, encoded by the coding sequence ATGGGACGCATTGACTACCTACACGACCCTGATGCCCCGGCGGCCAACTCCGTCGTACCGTCCGTCGTTGCTTTCGTTCAGGATGCGCGGGGGCGGGTTCTCATGATCCAGCGCTCCGACAACGGTCGATGGGCGCTGCCGGGCGGCGGTCATGACGTGGGCGAGTCCATCAGCGACACAGTGGTCCGTGAGGTCTGGGAAGAGACAGGGATCAAGGCAGAGGTTCTCGACGTGTCGGGAATCTACACCGACCCCGGTCACGTGATGGCGTACGACGATGGGGAGGTACGGCAGCAGTTCTCTATCTGTTTCCGGGCTCGTCCGATCGGTGGCGACTTGCGGACGAGCGACGAGACAACTCAGGTCCGCTGGGTTGCCCTGACGGACCTGGTCGACTTCGATGTACACCCCACGATGCGTCTCCGCATCGAGCATGCGGTGGACCACTCCCGTAATGCGCCCTACGTTGGCTGA
- a CDS encoding XRE family transcriptional regulator: MSNERLRSALLARGASIQDLADAVQVNSKTVERWITQGKVPYRRHQYATATFLRVDVTTLWTDARAVETATDLGKAEIVTVYPHRHMVPANLWRDLYARAERYLDVLVYAGLWLSEDPVFHTIIKSKVEGNAQVRILIGDPACAAVQQRGIDEGHRVMDGKIRNALVNYQPLFGSHPDIGFRLHDATLYNSLFRADDEMLVNTHVYGIGAYMAPVLHLRRLPGGGLFDTYATSIEQTWGSARQVTDHDITGD, encoded by the coding sequence ATGTCCAACGAGCGTTTGAGATCAGCCCTGTTAGCGAGGGGAGCGTCAATCCAGGACCTGGCAGATGCCGTTCAGGTCAACTCGAAGACAGTGGAACGCTGGATCACGCAGGGGAAAGTGCCGTACCGACGGCACCAATACGCCACCGCGACGTTCCTTCGGGTCGACGTCACGACGCTCTGGACTGATGCGCGAGCGGTCGAGACGGCCACGGACCTCGGCAAGGCCGAGATAGTGACCGTCTATCCACACCGGCACATGGTTCCGGCGAACCTATGGCGCGACCTGTACGCGAGAGCGGAGCGGTACCTGGATGTGCTCGTGTACGCCGGCCTGTGGCTGTCGGAGGACCCCGTGTTCCACACCATCATCAAATCGAAAGTTGAGGGCAACGCTCAGGTCCGCATCCTGATAGGAGACCCGGCATGCGCGGCGGTGCAGCAGCGCGGCATCGACGAGGGGCATCGCGTCATGGACGGGAAAATCCGCAACGCGCTGGTCAACTACCAGCCGCTGTTCGGCAGCCATCCAGACATCGGATTCCGACTGCACGACGCGACCCTCTACAACTCGCTCTTCCGTGCTGACGACGAGATGTTGGTTAATACGCACGTGTACGGCATCGGGGCGTACATGGCCCCGGTCCTTCATCTGCGCCGCTTGCCGGGCGGTGGCCTCTTCGACACGTACGCGACCAGCATCGAACAGACCTGGGGTAGCGCCCGGCAGGTCACAGATCACGACATCACGGGAGACTGA
- a CDS encoding transcriptional regulator codes for MTAATFAAVFVALFVAHSVGDHWVQTSCQSAAKGLPGWTGRLAVARHVATLTTTKLLVLAPVAYLLGLDLSALGLVIGLGVDAVTHWWADRRSTLAWLAKVTGKAEFYSLGTAAHPAHPVTATGTPAATLGTGAYALDQSFHHVWLLIASVVIATV; via the coding sequence ATGACTGCCGCCACATTCGCCGCCGTTTTCGTCGCCCTGTTCGTCGCTCACAGCGTGGGTGATCACTGGGTGCAGACCTCGTGCCAGTCGGCCGCGAAGGGCCTGCCGGGCTGGACCGGCCGTCTGGCCGTCGCCCGCCACGTCGCCACCCTGACCACCACAAAACTGCTGGTGCTCGCCCCTGTCGCCTACCTGCTGGGCCTGGACCTGTCGGCCCTCGGCCTGGTCATCGGCCTGGGGGTGGACGCGGTGACGCACTGGTGGGCGGACCGCCGCTCCACGCTGGCGTGGCTGGCGAAGGTGACCGGCAAGGCCGAGTTCTACAGCCTCGGCACTGCCGCCCACCCCGCGCACCCGGTCACCGCTACCGGCACCCCCGCCGCGACGCTCGGCACCGGCGCTTACGCCCTGGACCAGTCCTTTCACCACGTGTGGCTGCTGATCGCCTCAGTGGTCATCGCCACCGTCTGA
- a CDS encoding DUF6284 family protein yields the protein MKHIAALPAPVTALPVDGGPTAAELDAIELEMPLILAGVDLLDAQIMTLDRTPTELDQQRIRRARRKILAARRDLTNRTLTVQSGGAA from the coding sequence ATGAAACACATCGCCGCACTTCCGGCCCCTGTTACGGCCCTTCCGGTCGACGGTGGGCCGACCGCCGCCGAGCTGGACGCGATCGAGCTGGAGATGCCGCTGATCCTGGCGGGCGTCGACCTGCTCGACGCACAGATCATGACCCTGGACCGGACGCCGACGGAGCTGGACCAGCAGCGCATCCGCCGGGCCCGCCGCAAGATCCTCGCCGCCCGCCGCGACCTGACCAACCGCACCCTGACGGTGCAGTCGGGCGGTGCGGCATGA
- a CDS encoding protein spdB, whose amino-acid sequence MRAKSAAPAIAMTAVSMVLTLAVVVMWLGASMPWLIALVVGLGIDGGWLATLAYERRLAAQGDHSTPVTVVGWGFGLVATGVLVAHAVTADGSAGAWLAVAWLPMAAKALWLVHSLWERTALTGSALEAIQGIQQEARDEAAVARARLRSEAGTEETRLGAVTQAGARVARVQAQTATTLARAWSTLESTRAGKDTGRALTSVTTRVTPGVTPAWELPVWGPTQAVPALDAPALSDDALDLLVDDIRHSETPALSYREMSARFRAAGHAASEVRLRAAWKRVA is encoded by the coding sequence ATGAGGGCCAAGTCCGCTGCACCTGCCATCGCGATGACTGCCGTGTCCATGGTTCTGACGCTGGCCGTGGTGGTGATGTGGCTCGGCGCTTCGATGCCGTGGCTGATCGCCCTGGTCGTCGGTCTCGGGATCGACGGGGGATGGCTCGCCACCCTCGCCTATGAGCGCCGTCTGGCCGCGCAGGGCGATCACAGCACTCCGGTCACGGTCGTCGGCTGGGGCTTCGGCCTGGTCGCCACGGGGGTACTGGTCGCTCACGCGGTCACCGCGGACGGGAGTGCCGGCGCGTGGCTGGCGGTGGCGTGGCTGCCCATGGCCGCGAAGGCGCTATGGCTGGTCCACTCGTTGTGGGAGCGGACCGCGCTGACCGGCTCCGCGCTGGAGGCGATCCAGGGAATCCAGCAGGAAGCCCGCGACGAAGCGGCGGTGGCCCGTGCCCGCCTGCGCTCCGAGGCCGGTACGGAGGAGACGCGGCTCGGCGCCGTGACGCAGGCCGGGGCCCGCGTCGCACGCGTCCAGGCACAGACCGCCACCACCCTGGCCCGCGCCTGGTCGACGCTGGAGAGCACCCGTGCCGGGAAGGACACCGGCAGGGCGCTGACCAGCGTGACGACCCGCGTCACACCCGGCGTCACACCCGCGTGGGAGCTGCCCGTCTGGGGCCCCACGCAGGCCGTACCCGCCCTCGACGCCCCCGCGCTCAGTGATGACGCGCTTGACCTGCTGGTCGACGACATCCGCCACAGCGAGACGCCGGCCCTCTCCTACCGGGAGATGTCCGCCCGCTTCCGCGCCGCCGGACACGCCGCCTCCGAAGTCCGGCTGAGGGCCGCGTGGAAACGCGTCGCCTGA
- a CDS encoding tyrosine-type recombinase/integrase — MQDSGSRRRLTLLTGQVGDGDAQGSGEAEDRGLADVQILQRRAAAQSDVDEQGFYLETVSEYLWARDVAGLAPSTLENLVRPVLELCSFYDLVPWRLTPRHVDRFYTGPGRRARSTVRSKLTKLDSYFAFLEQRYAGEIARRFGARVESPVDSFNRPVHRGDFGLRIPPSQRALAECFSKWRASLPSARKYPVAVRDYVMAKIAYISGVRASELCAVRLGDIHWELGQWGRFVVQGKGAGGSGKRERQAYLFAEGRELLWWYIEDVRGLFSDDALDPAAPLFPSERRPQAVVDLNIAVGMPVRPDAFRKALKTAGGLYLPGPVTCLFPHLLRHARATHLYESGMALWDVQKVLGHIWASTTVGYLSTVQADPELASLQSARRAVRRLSMEA; from the coding sequence ATGCAGGATTCGGGAAGTCGCCGCCGTCTGACACTGCTGACTGGGCAGGTGGGGGACGGCGACGCACAGGGTTCAGGCGAGGCCGAGGACCGTGGTCTGGCCGATGTTCAGATACTCCAGCGGCGGGCTGCCGCACAGAGTGATGTCGATGAGCAGGGCTTCTATCTGGAAACCGTGTCGGAGTACCTGTGGGCCCGCGACGTCGCTGGTCTTGCGCCCAGCACCTTGGAGAACCTGGTCAGGCCGGTGCTGGAGCTGTGTTCCTTCTACGACTTGGTGCCCTGGCGGCTCACCCCGCGGCATGTGGACCGGTTCTACACCGGGCCGGGACGCCGGGCCCGTTCGACAGTGCGGAGCAAGCTGACCAAGCTTGACAGCTACTTCGCGTTCCTGGAACAGCGTTACGCAGGGGAGATCGCACGCCGCTTCGGCGCCAGGGTGGAGTCACCGGTCGACTCGTTCAACAGGCCGGTGCACCGCGGGGACTTCGGGCTGCGGATTCCTCCTTCGCAGCGGGCCCTGGCCGAGTGCTTCTCGAAGTGGCGGGCGTCGCTTCCGTCAGCACGCAAGTATCCGGTGGCCGTACGCGACTACGTGATGGCGAAGATCGCCTACATTTCCGGTGTCCGGGCGAGCGAGCTCTGCGCGGTCCGTCTCGGGGACATCCACTGGGAGCTTGGCCAGTGGGGCCGGTTCGTGGTTCAGGGCAAAGGGGCCGGCGGGTCGGGCAAGCGCGAACGGCAGGCATACCTCTTCGCTGAGGGACGCGAACTGCTGTGGTGGTACATCGAGGACGTCCGCGGTTTGTTCAGCGACGACGCCCTGGACCCGGCTGCACCGCTCTTCCCTTCGGAGCGGCGGCCGCAGGCGGTGGTGGACCTGAACATTGCAGTGGGTATGCCGGTGCGTCCTGATGCGTTCCGCAAAGCGCTCAAGACTGCTGGCGGTCTCTATCTTCCAGGCCCGGTGACCTGCTTGTTCCCGCATCTGCTGCGGCACGCGAGGGCGACGCACCTCTACGAGAGCGGCATGGCGCTCTGGGACGTGCAGAAGGTCCTCGGCCATATCTGGGCCAGTACGACGGTCGGCTACCTTTCGACCGTCCAGGCTGATCCCGAACTGGCGAGTCTGCAGTCCGCGCGCCGGGCGGTCCGACGTTTGAGTATGGAGGCTTGA
- a CDS encoding helix-turn-helix domain-containing protein produces the protein MKWNLRMVAAQRDIWRPTQLQTVLAEVGFTPSLSKVAALWSGKPVTVRLEDLDKICAALDCTVADLMQAEPEPHLASREQEERRVAGTRPDRGSAVRPIPGTGRGPRGLPPN, from the coding sequence GTGAAATGGAACCTGCGGATGGTCGCTGCCCAACGGGACATCTGGCGCCCGACCCAATTGCAGACCGTCCTGGCCGAGGTGGGCTTCACCCCGTCGCTGAGTAAGGTCGCGGCGTTGTGGAGCGGAAAGCCCGTGACGGTGCGGCTTGAGGACCTGGACAAGATCTGTGCGGCTCTGGACTGCACCGTCGCGGACCTGATGCAGGCCGAGCCCGAGCCGCACCTCGCCTCCCGGGAGCAGGAGGAACGCAGGGTGGCCGGCACCCGGCCAGACCGGGGTTCTGCGGTCCGGCCGATTCCGGGAACGGGGCGTGGTCCGCGCGGCCTTCCGCCCAACTGA
- a CDS encoding RRQRL motif-containing zinc-binding protein, translating to MVSDYRWRMAPDGYATRRQLRAMGLRPGGQDVVAELQRPRRRRGPLIAYLYRIDRAKPVRPMTPARTAALAKAMRARRTCPNCRTDVGYCIPPTLGMCVPCATPEDQHTT from the coding sequence CTGGTTTCCGACTACCGGTGGCGCATGGCCCCGGACGGCTACGCGACCCGCCGCCAGCTCCGGGCCATGGGCCTGCGGCCCGGAGGACAGGACGTCGTCGCCGAACTCCAGCGCCCACGGCGCCGCCGGGGCCCGCTGATCGCGTACCTGTACCGCATCGACCGGGCCAAGCCCGTACGACCCATGACCCCCGCCCGCACAGCGGCACTTGCCAAAGCCATGCGGGCCCGTCGGACCTGCCCCAACTGCCGCACCGACGTGGGGTATTGCATCCCGCCGACGCTCGGCATGTGCGTCCCCTGCGCCACCCCCGAAGACCAGCACACCACCTAG
- a CDS encoding DUF6251 family protein has translation MDQLPAHRPLTVVQLPDGTYGYTAAPHLPAQQAPPQPIVQHIHQAPPDRTVQRIALGSGAGAGAVAAGVYFGPLLVGVLTAIAANLAILALLAAVATWGVVTVVKSVGSTESTPARRSRRR, from the coding sequence ATGGACCAGCTCCCCGCCCACCGGCCGCTGACCGTCGTGCAGCTCCCGGACGGCACATACGGCTACACCGCCGCACCTCACCTGCCCGCGCAGCAGGCCCCGCCGCAGCCGATCGTGCAGCACATCCACCAGGCACCGCCGGACCGCACGGTGCAGCGCATCGCGCTGGGCTCCGGGGCCGGTGCCGGAGCGGTCGCGGCCGGCGTCTACTTCGGTCCCCTCCTCGTCGGGGTGCTGACCGCCATCGCCGCGAACCTCGCGATCCTCGCCCTGCTCGCCGCCGTCGCGACCTGGGGCGTCGTCACCGTCGTGAAGTCGGTCGGCAGCACCGAGAGCACACCCGCCCGCAGGTCGCGCCGCCGCTGA
- a CDS encoding NUDIX hydrolase has product MTELVENIRYTADVVCIRGSEVLLIERGWDPHKGALALPGGHVDPGETSRNAAARELLEETGVHVVPADLVFVGVWDEPNRDPRGRYITAAYAALVPEDTTARAGDDAAAVQWMPLDAPGPLAFDHTEIVRAAAKQARKDVEKRVRLAERAVNRADR; this is encoded by the coding sequence ATGACCGAGCTGGTCGAGAATATCCGCTACACCGCCGACGTCGTGTGCATCCGGGGCAGCGAAGTGCTGCTCATCGAGCGGGGCTGGGACCCGCACAAGGGTGCTCTCGCGCTGCCCGGTGGTCACGTCGACCCCGGCGAGACCTCCCGCAACGCCGCCGCCCGCGAACTGCTGGAGGAGACCGGCGTTCACGTCGTCCCCGCCGACCTCGTGTTCGTCGGTGTGTGGGACGAGCCGAACCGCGACCCCCGAGGCCGGTACATCACCGCCGCCTACGCCGCCCTCGTCCCCGAGGACACCACCGCCCGCGCCGGGGACGACGCCGCCGCCGTCCAGTGGATGCCCCTGGACGCCCCCGGACCGCTGGCGTTCGACCACACGGAGATCGTCCGGGCCGCCGCGAAGCAGGCACGCAAGGACGTCGAGAAGCGCGTACGCCTCGCCGAGCGGGCCGTGAACCGCGCCGACCGCTGA
- a CDS encoding FtsK/SpoIIIE domain-containing protein, with amino-acid sequence MSAENVVPLFKEPPAAPAPEGTAPASAPAPDRVRVFRRTGRTVVRAVRHERTQSVARVAVRHGSYVLGGTRIVGRRAWDGRTGARYERMLRAAEAVGNYEVAGDWEERLHRFRADRHKRRMDLLTAPERVVKGAAVGAAGGVGTLIVIGIALAVANKDAADVVTPLMAFIDLIRLLVVITTVVWGPLVAAAPWLALAGVWAVGRHRGAAPAWALPTGSRGDDAGAPITPSIVVTALRDLGVAPLRAAIKEMGDAGAAMLGPIRIAGCGVEVDVTLPSGVSTNEVQGRRRKLAENLARHEHEVFITIPQAARTVRLWVADSGALDEPIGPSPLTTDDTMTANYAKGRAPWGQDLRGDAAAISLYQRHLLITGLSNQGKTVALRSLALWLALDKSVQFLMGDLKGVGDWNMFDGLATTLIQGPTDDHVIQVTEMVEGAVDEMNRRLQAPPGSVFPALVVLVDEAQVAFMCPVKDDEKRPYGGSKANSRYFMAVRKIHNQGRAVNVLMWQGTQDPTDQNLPKLVREGAHTRASLALGTESQARMALGDKAVDGGAAPNLLRPGLDRGTLVVASDGIAIPAGQASITVRTHYIDDDGAEAITDRAKAMRDGVITLHVIGRGEERDALADIASVIGDTNRVFTQDVLQRLAMLSKDSYGTWTHADLKRVLDGTGAEPYKSDGRMVIGRERLARALANRDGDGSASAAE; translated from the coding sequence GTGAGCGCCGAAAACGTAGTCCCCCTGTTCAAGGAACCTCCCGCCGCGCCTGCTCCGGAAGGCACGGCCCCTGCCTCTGCTCCTGCGCCGGACCGGGTGCGGGTGTTCCGCCGTACCGGGCGCACGGTGGTGCGTGCGGTACGGCACGAGCGGACGCAGTCCGTCGCCCGCGTCGCGGTGCGGCACGGCTCCTACGTGCTGGGCGGTACCCGGATCGTGGGCCGCCGGGCGTGGGACGGCCGGACCGGCGCCCGCTACGAGCGGATGCTCCGGGCCGCCGAGGCCGTGGGCAACTACGAGGTGGCCGGAGACTGGGAGGAGAGGTTGCACCGGTTCCGTGCCGACCGTCACAAGCGGCGGATGGACCTGCTCACCGCCCCGGAACGGGTCGTGAAGGGTGCTGCCGTCGGCGCGGCCGGCGGGGTCGGCACGCTGATCGTGATCGGTATCGCGCTGGCCGTCGCGAACAAGGACGCGGCCGATGTCGTCACCCCGCTCATGGCGTTCATCGACCTGATCCGGCTGCTGGTCGTCATCACCACGGTGGTGTGGGGGCCGCTGGTCGCCGCCGCCCCGTGGCTGGCTCTGGCCGGTGTATGGGCCGTCGGCCGCCACCGTGGAGCCGCACCCGCGTGGGCCCTGCCCACCGGCAGCCGCGGTGACGACGCGGGCGCCCCGATCACCCCGTCCATCGTCGTCACCGCCCTGCGGGACCTCGGTGTCGCCCCGCTGCGGGCCGCCATCAAGGAGATGGGCGATGCGGGCGCGGCGATGCTCGGCCCGATCCGGATCGCCGGATGCGGCGTCGAAGTCGACGTCACCCTGCCCTCCGGGGTCTCCACGAACGAGGTGCAGGGCAGGCGCCGCAAGCTGGCCGAGAACCTTGCCCGGCACGAGCACGAAGTGTTCATCACCATCCCCCAGGCTGCCCGCACCGTCCGGCTCTGGGTCGCCGACAGTGGCGCGCTGGACGAGCCGATCGGCCCGTCGCCGCTGACCACCGACGACACGATGACCGCCAACTACGCCAAGGGCCGCGCCCCCTGGGGCCAGGACCTGCGCGGGGACGCGGCGGCGATCAGCCTGTACCAGCGCCACTTGCTCATCACCGGCCTGTCGAACCAGGGCAAGACCGTCGCGCTGCGCTCGCTGGCCCTGTGGCTGGCGTTGGACAAGTCGGTGCAGTTCCTGATGGGCGACCTCAAGGGCGTCGGCGACTGGAACATGTTCGACGGGCTGGCGACCACCCTGATCCAGGGGCCGACGGACGACCACGTGATCCAGGTGACCGAGATGGTCGAAGGTGCCGTGGACGAGATGAACCGCCGACTCCAGGCACCGCCCGGCAGCGTGTTCCCCGCTCTGGTCGTGCTGGTGGATGAGGCGCAGGTCGCGTTCATGTGCCCGGTCAAGGACGACGAGAAGCGCCCGTACGGCGGCTCGAAGGCCAATTCCCGGTACTTCATGGCCGTCCGCAAGATCCACAACCAGGGGCGTGCGGTCAACGTCCTCATGTGGCAGGGCACCCAGGACCCCACCGATCAGAACCTCCCGAAGCTGGTCCGCGAAGGAGCCCACACGCGGGCATCACTCGCGCTGGGCACCGAGTCGCAGGCGCGCATGGCGCTCGGGGACAAGGCCGTCGACGGCGGCGCCGCGCCGAACCTCCTGCGCCCCGGCCTGGACAGGGGAACCCTGGTCGTCGCGTCCGACGGCATCGCCATCCCGGCCGGCCAGGCATCCATCACGGTGCGCACGCACTACATCGACGACGACGGAGCCGAAGCCATCACCGACCGCGCCAAGGCCATGCGCGACGGTGTCATCACCCTCCACGTCATCGGCCGCGGCGAAGAGCGGGACGCGCTCGCGGACATCGCGAGCGTCATCGGAGATACGAACCGGGTCTTCACTCAGGACGTGCTGCAGCGCCTCGCGATGCTGTCCAAGGACAGCTACGGAACCTGGACGCACGCCGACCTCAAGCGCGTGCTGGACGGCACCGGAGCCGAGCCCTACAAGTCCGACGGGCGCATGGTCATCGGCCGCGAACGTCTGGCCCGCGCACTCGCCAACCGGGACGGCGACGGTTCCGCTTCCGCCGCCGAGTAG
- a CDS encoding DNA methylase, with product MTQHVPIRSVFGHRPRLLDLFSCAGGAAMGYHRAGFEVTGVDIADRPNYPFTFVRADALDHLAALITSGDIARYAAVHASPPCQAGCALTVGTNASRGWGRTHVQLIPDLRALLDATGLPYVIEQPNGKAPVRADLRLCGEMFGLGVLRHRVFELGGGWSVPQPEHRPHRGYVRGYRHGVYRDGPYVAAYGAGGGKATVPEMQTAMGITWTDVREELTEAIPPAYTERIGSAFLTRVAEVAA from the coding sequence ATGACTCAACACGTCCCGATCCGAAGCGTATTCGGTCACCGGCCCCGCTTACTGGATCTGTTCTCCTGCGCCGGCGGCGCAGCGATGGGGTACCACCGGGCGGGGTTCGAGGTGACCGGCGTCGACATCGCCGACCGCCCGAACTACCCCTTCACGTTCGTGAGGGCCGATGCCCTCGACCACCTCGCCGCCCTCATCACGTCCGGGGACATCGCCCGGTACGCGGCGGTGCACGCGTCCCCGCCGTGCCAGGCCGGATGCGCCCTCACCGTGGGCACCAACGCCTCACGCGGCTGGGGCCGCACCCACGTCCAGCTCATCCCCGACCTCCGGGCGCTCCTGGACGCCACGGGGCTGCCGTACGTCATCGAGCAGCCCAACGGGAAAGCCCCCGTCCGGGCCGATCTGCGGCTGTGCGGGGAGATGTTCGGGCTCGGCGTCCTGAGGCACAGGGTGTTCGAGCTGGGTGGCGGCTGGAGCGTCCCTCAGCCCGAACACCGGCCGCACCGGGGATACGTGCGGGGCTATCGGCACGGCGTCTACCGCGACGGCCCGTACGTCGCCGCGTACGGCGCCGGCGGCGGCAAGGCCACCGTGCCGGAGATGCAGACCGCCATGGGCATCACCTGGACCGACGTCCGCGAGGAACTGACCGAGGCCATTCCCCCCGCCTACACCGAGCGGATCGGCTCCGCGTTCCTGACCCGCGTTGCGGAGGTGGCCGCGTGA
- a CDS encoding bifunctional DNA primase/polymerase, with product MNALLITALDLASRAVPVLPLRAGKLPFGNCATCRDNACGGRPNMKSAGPCGCPAPCHAWAAATTDPAVVASPVWGTAWERAGAVAYCPGGAGVTVVDLDTAAAVAWARRSLPATRTVPTTRGEHWIYRGTMPSANAVRPSIDIKSTMSYARWLGPGTGTMTTLPDAVRDLTVKEPSPVRPVTVPVPTGNGSCPHRTPAYLDRGITMAEQRITEATGGVHATVYRTFLAVLSTHARCGCLTGSHTERLFAAAQAKGESPRHCANAWANARTALGM from the coding sequence GTGAACGCCCTCCTGATCACCGCCCTGGACCTGGCCTCTCGTGCCGTGCCGGTCCTGCCCTTGCGGGCGGGGAAGCTGCCCTTCGGGAACTGTGCCACCTGCCGGGACAACGCGTGTGGCGGCCGGCCGAACATGAAGTCCGCCGGGCCCTGCGGCTGCCCGGCACCGTGCCACGCGTGGGCCGCCGCCACCACCGACCCCGCCGTTGTGGCCTCACCCGTGTGGGGGACTGCGTGGGAGCGGGCGGGGGCGGTAGCGTACTGCCCCGGCGGAGCCGGGGTCACCGTCGTGGACCTCGACACCGCCGCCGCGGTCGCCTGGGCCCGCCGGTCGCTGCCCGCCACCCGCACCGTGCCCACAACGCGGGGTGAACATTGGATCTACCGGGGCACGATGCCCTCCGCGAACGCCGTCCGTCCCAGTATCGACATCAAGTCCACGATGTCCTACGCCCGGTGGCTCGGACCCGGCACCGGCACCATGACCACCCTGCCCGACGCCGTACGCGACCTGACCGTCAAGGAGCCGTCGCCGGTCCGGCCCGTCACCGTGCCCGTGCCCACCGGGAACGGGTCGTGCCCCCACCGCACGCCCGCCTACCTGGACCGCGGCATCACGATGGCGGAGCAGCGCATCACCGAGGCGACCGGCGGCGTGCACGCGACCGTGTACCGCACGTTCCTCGCCGTGTTGTCCACGCACGCCCGGTGCGGCTGCCTCACCGGCTCCCACACGGAGCGGCTGTTCGCCGCCGCGCAGGCCAAGGGCGAGAGCCCCCGGCACTGCGCGAACGCCTGGGCCAACGCCCGTACGGCATTGGGGATGTGA